One window of the Marmota flaviventris isolate mMarFla1 chromosome 2, mMarFla1.hap1, whole genome shotgun sequence genome contains the following:
- the LOC114088153 gene encoding olfactory receptor 11G2-like — translation MKTFSFLSNSSTITGFILLGFPGPREKQIFLFVLFSTVYLLTLMGNGSIICAVRWDQRLHTPMYILLANFSFLEIWYVTSTVPNMLANFLSDTNVISFTGCFLQFYFFFSLGSTECFFLAVMAFDRYLAICRPLRYPTIMTRHLCTNLVVSCWVLGFLWFLIPIIIISQMSFCGSRTIDHFLCDPGPLLALTCKRALLIELVFSSLSPLPLVIPFLFIMGSYILVLRAVLNVPSAAGKRKAFSTCGSHLAVVSLFYGSVLVMYGSPTSEHEAGMQKTVTLFYSVLTPLLNPVIYSLRNKDMKKALQKFLGT, via the coding sequence ATGAAAACCTTCAGCTTCCTCAGTAACTCCAGCACCATCACTGGCTTCATCCTCCTGGGCTTCCCTGGACCCAGGGAAAAGCAGATCTTCCTCTTCGTGCTCTTCTCCACTGTCTACCTCCTGACCCTCATGGGCAATGGTTCCATCATCTGTGCTGTGCGCTGGGATCAGAGACTCCACACCCCTATGTATATCCTGCTGGCCAACTTCTCCTTCCTAGAGATCTGGTATGTCACCTCTACAGTCCCCAACATGTTGGCCAACTTCCTGTCTGACACCAATGTCATCTCCTTCACTGGGTGCTTCCTgcagttctatttcttcttctccttgggTTCTACAGAATGCTTCTTTCTCGCAGTTATGGCATTTGATCGGTACCTTGCTATCTGCAGGCCCCTACGCTATCCAACCATTATGACGAGACATCTTTGCACCAATCTTGTGGTCAGCTGCTGGGTTCTTGGTTTTCTCTGGTTCTTGATTCCCATCATCATCATTTCCCAAATGTCCTTCTGTGGATCCAGGACTATTGACCACTTCCTCTGTGATCCAGGTCCTCTTCTAGCACTCACTTGCAAAAGAGCTCTTTTAATAGAACTTGTCTTCTCCTCCTTAAGTCCTCTGCCTCTTGTTATCCCCTTTCTCTTCATCATGGGGTCTTATATTCTTGTCCTCAGAGCTGTATTGAATGTCCCATCAGCAGCTGGAAAAAgaaaggccttctccacctgtgggtctcacctggCTGTGGTCTCACTCTTCTATGGCTCAGTACTGGTCATGTACGGAAGCCCAACTTCTGAGCATGAAGCTGGGATGCAGAAGACTGTGACTCTGTTTTATTCTGTTCTGACCCCACTCCTTAACCCTGTGATATATAGTCTTAggaacaaagacatgaaaaaagcTCTGCAGAAATTTCTAGGAACATAA